The following are encoded in a window of Pseudomonas graminis genomic DNA:
- the rapA gene encoding RNA polymerase-associated protein RapA — protein MAQQYQPGQRWISDSEAELGLGTVLAQDGRLLTVLYPATGDTRQYALRNAPLTRVRFSPGDTITHFENWKMTVREVDDVDGLLVYHGLNAQNQPVTLPETQLSNFIQFRLATDRLFAGQIDPLPWFSLRYHTLEHTSRQLQSSLWGLGGVRAQPIAHQLHIAREVADRIAPRVLLADEVGLGKTIEAGLVIHRQLLSGRANRVLILVPENLQHQWLVEMRRRFNLQVALFDAERFIESDASNPFEDTQLALVSLEWLVEDEKAQDALFAAGWDLLVVDEAHHLVWHEEKASREYSLVEQLAEVIPGVLLLTATPEQLGQDSHFARLRLLDPNRFHDLHAFRAESENYRPVAEAVQELLDKGTLSPKANGTIRGFLGAEAEALLTAVAAGDAEASARLIRELLDRHGTGRVLFRNTRAAVQGFPERKLHPYPLPCPAEYLELPIGEHADLYPEVSFQANGESTEEERWWRFDPRVDWLIDTLKMLKRVKVLVICAHAETAMDLEDALRVRSGIPATVFHEGMNILERDRAAAYFADEEFGAQVLICSEIGSEGRNFQFSHHLVLFDLPAHPDLLEQRIGRLDRIGQKHIIELHVPYLETSPQERLFQWYHEALNAFLNTCPTGNALQHTFGPRLLPQLDGGDEDDWQALVTEARTERERLESELHTGRDRLLELNSGGAGEGEALVEAILEQDDQFTLPIYMETLFDAFGIDSEDHSENALILRPSEKMLDASFPLGDDEGVTITYDRNQALAREDMQFITWEHPMVQGGMDLVLSGSMGNTAVALIKNKALKPGTVLLELLYVSEVVAPRSLQLGRYLPPAALRCLLDGNGNDLSGRVSFTTLNDQLESVPRASANKFIQAQRDVLNPQINAAESKIAPKHAERVAEAQRRLAADTEEELARLTALQAVNPTVRDGELAALREQREQGLAMLEKAALRLEAIRVLVAG, from the coding sequence ATGGCGCAGCAGTATCAACCGGGGCAACGCTGGATTAGCGACAGCGAAGCCGAGCTGGGTTTGGGCACCGTTCTGGCTCAGGACGGCCGCTTGCTGACCGTGCTCTATCCGGCCACTGGCGACACGCGCCAGTATGCTTTGCGCAATGCGCCGCTGACGCGCGTGCGCTTCTCGCCGGGTGACACCATCACCCACTTCGAAAACTGGAAGATGACCGTCCGCGAAGTCGACGACGTCGACGGCCTGCTGGTTTACCACGGCCTCAACGCGCAGAACCAGCCGGTGACGCTGCCGGAAACCCAGCTGTCGAACTTCATTCAGTTCCGCCTGGCCACCGACCGCCTGTTTGCCGGGCAGATCGATCCCCTGCCGTGGTTCTCCCTGCGTTATCACACCCTCGAACACACCAGCCGCCAGCTGCAATCCTCGCTGTGGGGCCTGGGCGGTGTGCGCGCGCAACCGATCGCGCACCAGTTGCACATCGCTCGCGAAGTCGCTGACCGTATCGCGCCGCGCGTATTGCTGGCGGACGAAGTGGGGCTGGGTAAAACCATCGAAGCCGGTCTGGTCATCCACCGCCAGCTGCTGTCGGGTCGCGCCAACCGCGTGCTGATCCTGGTGCCGGAAAACCTGCAGCACCAGTGGCTGGTGGAAATGCGCCGCCGCTTCAACCTGCAGGTCGCGCTGTTCGACGCCGAACGCTTCATCGAGAGCGATGCCAGCAACCCGTTCGAAGACACGCAACTGGCGCTGGTGTCGCTGGAATGGCTGGTCGAAGACGAGAAGGCCCAGGACGCACTATTCGCGGCGGGCTGGGACCTGCTGGTGGTCGACGAGGCCCACCACCTGGTCTGGCACGAAGAAAAGGCCAGCCGCGAATACTCGCTGGTCGAGCAACTGGCCGAAGTCATTCCCGGCGTGCTGCTGCTGACCGCAACGCCCGAGCAGCTCGGCCAGGACAGCCACTTCGCCCGTCTGCGCCTGCTGGACCCGAACCGTTTTCACGACCTGCACGCCTTCCGCGCCGAGAGCGAAAACTATCGCCCGGTGGCCGAGGCCGTTCAGGAACTCCTGGACAAAGGCACGCTGTCGCCCAAGGCCAACGGGACCATCCGTGGTTTCCTCGGCGCCGAAGCCGAGGCGCTGCTGACCGCTGTGGCCGCCGGCGACGCCGAAGCCAGTGCCCGCCTGATCCGCGAACTGCTTGACCGTCACGGCACCGGCCGCGTGCTGTTCCGCAACACCCGCGCCGCCGTGCAAGGGTTCCCGGAGCGCAAACTGCACCCTTATCCCCTGCCCTGCCCGGCCGAATACCTGGAGCTGCCGATTGGCGAACACGCCGACCTGTACCCGGAAGTCAGCTTCCAGGCCAACGGCGAGAGCACTGAGGAAGAACGCTGGTGGCGCTTCGATCCGCGCGTTGACTGGCTGATCGACACCCTGAAAATGCTCAAGCGCGTGAAGGTGCTGGTCATCTGCGCCCACGCCGAAACCGCGATGGACCTGGAAGACGCCCTGCGCGTGCGTTCAGGCATCCCGGCGACAGTCTTCCACGAAGGCATGAACATCCTTGAGCGCGACCGCGCGGCAGCCTACTTCGCCGACGAAGAGTTCGGCGCCCAGGTACTGATCTGCTCGGAAATCGGCAGTGAAGGCCGCAACTTCCAGTTCTCCCATCATCTGGTGCTGTTCGACCTGCCTGCGCACCCGGACCTGCTGGAGCAGCGTATTGGCCGTCTGGACCGGATCGGCCAGAAGCACATCATCGAGCTGCACGTGCCGTATCTGGAAACCAGCCCGCAAGAGCGGCTGTTCCAGTGGTATCACGAAGCGCTCAACGCATTCCTCAACACCTGCCCGACCGGCAACGCGCTGCAACATACGTTCGGTCCGCGCCTGTTGCCGCAGCTGGATGGCGGTGACGAGGATGACTGGCAGGCCCTGGTGACCGAGGCCCGCACTGAGCGCGAGCGTCTGGAGAGTGAACTGCACACCGGCCGCGACCGTCTGCTGGAGCTGAATTCCGGCGGCGCGGGCGAAGGCGAGGCGCTGGTGGAAGCCATCCTTGAGCAGGACGATCAGTTCACCCTGCCGATCTACATGGAAACCCTGTTCGACGCGTTCGGTATCGACAGCGAGGATCACTCGGAGAACGCGCTGATCCTGCGGCCGAGCGAGAAGATGCTCGACGCCAGCTTTCCGCTGGGCGACGACGAAGGCGTGACCATCACCTACGACCGTAATCAGGCGCTGGCCCGCGAGGACATGCAGTTCATTACCTGGGAACACCCGATGGTGCAGGGCGGCATGGATCTGGTGCTGTCCGGCTCGATGGGCAACACCGCCGTGGCGCTGATCAAAAACAAGGCGCTGAAGCCCGGCACCGTGTTGCTGGAATTGCTCTACGTCAGCGAAGTAGTCGCGCCGCGCTCGCTGCAACTGGGCCGCTACCTGCCGCCGGCCGCGCTTCGTTGCCTGCTGGACGGCAACGGCAACGACCTGTCGGGCCGCGTGTCCTTCACCACCCTGAACGATCAGCTGGAGAGCGTGCCCCGGGCCAGCGCCAACAAGTTCATTCAGGCCCAGCGCGACGTGCTCAACCCGCAGATCAACGCCGCCGAAAGCAAGATCGCGCCGAAGCACGCTGAACGTGTGGCGGAAGCCCAGCGACGTCTCGCGGCAGACACCGAAGAAGAGCTGGCGCGTTTGACCGCGTTGCAAGCGGTCAACCCGACCGTGCGCGACGGCGAACTGGCGGCGTTGCGCGAACAACGTGAGCAAGGCCTGGCCATGCTGGAAAAAGCCGCGCTGCGCCTGGAAGCCATTCGGGTGCTTGTCGCCGGCTAA
- a CDS encoding spinster family MFS transporter, whose product MDQSTQARNAWRVLFLLFLANLFNFFDRTIPAIIIEPIRKEWSLSDFQLGIIGTAFTLVYAVAGLPLGRMADNGSRRKLMGWGLAVWSGLTAVNGLVGNFWAFLLVRMGVGIGEATYAPAANSLIGDLFPAHRRARAMGIFMLGLPLGLLLAFFTIGAMVQAFGSWRAPFFIAAVPGLVLAVFMFFIREPARGAAESVAISQEKIDRPIRRVLSIPTFRWLVLAGLAFNFATYACNSFMVPMLQRYFLLPLQDAAMATGMIVGVTGLVGLTVGGWVADKLHQRWSNGRLMFAAVSMVVATLCTGYALHAGRIEIGVFVGVFSLGWLFSYNFYTCVYTAIQDVVQPRLRATAMALFFAGLYLLGGGLGPVVVGLLSDHFAHSAMYAAQVEQMTEPFKAVGLHDAMYLIPVALFFALVFLVKASTCFSADAQRMREGMVADEPVGQGAKPSVA is encoded by the coding sequence ATGGATCAATCGACTCAGGCAAGGAACGCTTGGCGCGTTCTGTTTCTGCTGTTTCTGGCCAACCTGTTCAATTTCTTCGACCGCACGATCCCCGCGATCATCATTGAGCCCATCCGGAAAGAATGGTCGCTGAGCGATTTTCAGCTCGGCATCATCGGCACCGCCTTCACGCTGGTGTACGCCGTGGCCGGTCTGCCGTTGGGGCGCATGGCCGACAATGGCTCGCGGCGCAAGTTGATGGGCTGGGGTCTGGCGGTGTGGAGCGGTCTGACGGCGGTGAACGGTCTGGTCGGCAACTTCTGGGCGTTTCTGTTAGTGCGCATGGGCGTGGGCATTGGTGAGGCCACCTATGCGCCTGCGGCCAACTCGTTGATCGGTGACCTGTTCCCGGCCCACCGCCGCGCCCGGGCTATGGGCATCTTTATGCTGGGCTTGCCCCTGGGGCTGCTGCTGGCGTTCTTCACCATCGGCGCAATGGTCCAGGCCTTCGGCAGTTGGCGGGCGCCGTTCTTCATCGCTGCGGTGCCGGGGCTGGTGCTGGCGGTGTTCATGTTCTTCATCCGCGAGCCAGCCCGGGGCGCCGCTGAAAGCGTGGCCATTTCCCAGGAGAAAATCGACCGACCCATCCGCCGAGTGCTGTCGATTCCTACGTTTCGCTGGCTGGTGCTCGCCGGTCTTGCGTTCAACTTCGCGACCTACGCCTGCAACTCGTTCATGGTGCCGATGCTCCAGCGCTACTTTTTGCTGCCTTTGCAGGACGCCGCGATGGCGACCGGCATGATCGTCGGCGTGACCGGGCTCGTTGGCCTGACGGTCGGCGGCTGGGTGGCGGACAAGCTGCATCAACGCTGGAGCAACGGCCGTCTGATGTTTGCCGCCGTGAGCATGGTGGTCGCGACGCTGTGTACCGGTTATGCGCTGCACGCCGGGCGCATCGAAATCGGCGTGTTCGTGGGTGTATTCAGCCTGGGCTGGCTGTTTTCCTACAACTTCTACACCTGCGTTTACACCGCCATTCAGGACGTGGTGCAGCCCCGGCTGCGCGCCACGGCCATGGCGTTGTTTTTTGCCGGTCTATATCTGCTGGGCGGCGGCCTGGGGCCAGTGGTGGTGGGACTGCTGTCCGACCATTTCGCTCACTCGGCCATGTACGCCGCGCAGGTTGAACAGATGACCGAACCGTTCAAGGCGGTGGGGCTGCACGATGCGATGTACCTGATACCGGTGGCGCTGTTTTTCGCACTGGTGTTTCTGGTGAAGGCGTCGACGTGTTTCAGCGCCGATGCGCAGCGGATGCGCGAGGGGATGGTGGCGGATGAGCCGGTGGGGCAGGGGGCGAAGCCGTCCGTGGCGTGA
- a CDS encoding DUF2288 domain-containing protein: MTQEPSTLYAKLLGETASITWKELQPFFAKGALLWVEPTLDLIAVAEAFAENREAQVAAWLKSGDVGKVSESKALDLFERDPPLWAVVVAPWVLIHERA, translated from the coding sequence ATGACGCAAGAACCTAGCACCCTCTATGCCAAGCTGCTTGGCGAAACCGCTTCGATTACCTGGAAAGAATTGCAACCATTCTTTGCGAAGGGTGCCCTGTTGTGGGTCGAGCCGACGCTGGATTTGATCGCCGTGGCAGAGGCATTTGCCGAGAACCGCGAGGCGCAGGTAGCGGCGTGGCTCAAGAGTGGGGACGTCGGCAAGGTCTCTGAATCAAAGGCTCTGGATCTTTTCGAGCGTGATCCGCCGCTGTGGGCCGTCGTCGTCGCACCCTGGGTGTTGATCCATGAAAGGGCGTGA
- a CDS encoding branched-chain amino acid ABC transporter substrate-binding protein, whose protein sequence is MTKGINQISKLFAALVLAGVASHSFAADTIKIGIAGPKTGAVAQYGDMQFSGAKMAIDQINAKGGVDGKKLEAVDYDDACDPKQAVAIANKVVNDGVKFVVGHLCSSSTQPASDIYEDEGIIMVTPAATSPEITARGYKMIFRTIGLDSAQGPAAGDYIAKQVKPKIVAVIHDKQQYGEGIATAVKQTLEKDGVKVALFEGINAGDKDFSSLIAKMKQANVDFVYYGGYHPELGLILRQAQEKGLKAGFMGPEGVGNASISQIAQDASEGLLVTLPKSFDQDPANNELVAAFKAKKEDPSGPFVFPAYAAVEVIADAIKTAKSEDTAKVAAAIHAGTFKTPTGDLSFDAKGDLKDFKFVVYTWHKDGTKTEAPVK, encoded by the coding sequence ATGACTAAGGGTATTAATCAGATTTCCAAGCTGTTTGCCGCACTGGTTCTGGCGGGGGTTGCCAGTCACTCGTTCGCAGCTGACACCATCAAGATCGGCATCGCCGGCCCTAAAACCGGTGCAGTGGCCCAGTACGGCGACATGCAGTTCAGTGGCGCCAAGATGGCCATCGACCAGATCAACGCCAAAGGCGGCGTTGACGGCAAGAAGCTTGAAGCGGTTGATTACGATGATGCCTGTGACCCGAAACAAGCGGTCGCCATCGCCAACAAAGTGGTTAACGACGGCGTCAAGTTCGTGGTTGGTCACCTCTGCTCCAGCTCCACTCAGCCTGCTTCTGATATCTACGAAGACGAAGGCATCATCATGGTGACCCCGGCGGCCACCAGCCCGGAAATCACCGCCCGCGGTTACAAAATGATCTTCCGCACCATCGGCCTGGACAGCGCCCAGGGCCCGGCCGCTGGCGATTACATCGCCAAACAGGTAAAGCCGAAGATCGTTGCGGTCATCCACGACAAACAGCAATACGGTGAAGGCATCGCCACCGCCGTCAAGCAGACCCTGGAAAAAGACGGCGTGAAAGTCGCCCTGTTCGAAGGCATCAATGCCGGCGACAAGGACTTCTCCTCGCTGATCGCCAAGATGAAGCAAGCCAACGTCGACTTCGTCTACTACGGCGGCTACCACCCTGAGCTGGGTCTGATCCTGCGTCAGGCACAGGAAAAAGGCCTGAAAGCCGGCTTCATGGGTCCGGAAGGCGTGGGCAACGCGTCCATCTCGCAGATCGCTCAGGATGCGTCCGAAGGTCTGCTGGTCACCCTGCCGAAATCCTTCGATCAGGACCCGGCCAACAATGAACTGGTTGCCGCGTTCAAGGCGAAGAAAGAAGACCCAAGCGGTCCGTTCGTGTTCCCGGCCTATGCCGCTGTGGAAGTGATCGCCGACGCGATCAAGACCGCCAAGTCAGAAGACACCGCCAAAGTGGCTGCAGCCATTCACGCCGGTACCTTCAAAACCCCTACCGGTGATCTGTCGTTCGACGCCAAGGGTGACTTGAAAGACTTCAAATTCGTCGTTTACACCTGGCACAAAGATGGCACCAAGACTGAAGCCCCTGTGAAATAA
- the livH gene encoding high-affinity branched-chain amino acid ABC transporter permease LivH: MPIDLYHFLQQLVNGMTIGSTYALIAIGYTMVYGIIGMINFAHGEVYMIGSYVAFIALAGLTMLGLDSLPLLITAAFVASIVVTSAYGYAIERVAYRPLRGSNRLIPLISAIGMSIFLQNTVLLSQDSKDKSIPNLIPGNFVFGPGSTHEVVISYMQILIFIVTLVAMLGLTWFISRSRLGRACRACAEDIKMANLLGINTNNIIALTFVIGAALAAVAAVLLSMQYGVINPNAGFLVGIKAFTAAVLGGIGSIPGAMLGGLVLGIAEAFGADIFGDQYKDVVAFGLLVLVLLFRPTGLLGRPEVEKV, translated from the coding sequence ATGCCGATAGATCTCTATCACTTTCTTCAACAGCTGGTTAATGGGATGACCATTGGCAGCACTTACGCCTTGATTGCCATCGGCTACACCATGGTTTACGGCATCATCGGCATGATCAACTTCGCCCATGGCGAGGTGTACATGATCGGGTCGTATGTGGCGTTTATCGCTCTGGCCGGTCTGACCATGCTTGGCCTGGACAGCCTGCCCCTGCTGATTACCGCAGCCTTCGTCGCCAGTATTGTGGTGACCAGCGCCTACGGTTACGCCATCGAGCGAGTTGCCTATCGCCCGTTGCGCGGCAGCAACCGTTTGATCCCTCTGATTTCCGCCATCGGCATGTCGATTTTCCTGCAGAACACCGTGTTGTTGTCGCAAGACTCAAAAGACAAATCGATCCCCAACCTGATTCCCGGCAACTTCGTGTTCGGCCCCGGCAGCACCCATGAAGTGGTGATCTCCTACATGCAGATCCTCATCTTCATCGTCACGCTGGTGGCCATGCTTGGCCTCACCTGGTTCATCTCCCGCTCTCGCCTGGGTCGCGCCTGCCGTGCCTGCGCCGAAGACATCAAGATGGCCAACCTGCTGGGGATCAACACCAACAACATCATTGCCCTGACCTTTGTCATCGGCGCTGCCCTGGCGGCCGTCGCTGCGGTCCTGCTGAGCATGCAGTACGGCGTGATCAACCCGAACGCGGGTTTCCTCGTCGGCATCAAAGCCTTCACCGCTGCGGTACTGGGCGGTATCGGCAGTATCCCGGGCGCGATGCTCGGCGGTCTGGTGCTGGGCATCGCCGAAGCCTTCGGCGCCGACATCTTTGGCGACCAGTACAAGGATGTGGTGGCGTTCGGTCTTCTCGTATTGGTGTTGTTGTTCCGGCCAACCGGCCTGCTAGGCCGTCCGGAGGTTGAAAAAGTATGA
- a CDS encoding high-affinity branched-chain amino acid ABC transporter permease LivM: MTRNLKSALFSAVLVLAVAYPILGLKLDIVGINLAVVGASTTTVLVIFAAAFLMFLRVLFNEQISAMWRSRPQKQLMSDKTSNFLTLPSTQRWFLGALVIAALVWPFFGSRGAVDIATLILIYVMLGLGLNIVVGLAGLLDLGYVGFYAVGAYTYALLQHYFGFGFWICLPLAGLASATFGFLLGFPVLRLRGDYLAIVTLGFGEIIRLFLRNLTDITGGPNGISNIEKPTLFGLTFERKAAEGMQTFHEYFGLPYNSINKVIFLYLIALLLALLALFVINRLLRMPIGRAWEALREDEIACRALGLNPTIIKLSAFTLGAAFAGFAGSFFAARQGLITPESFTFLESAIILAIVVLGGMGSQLGVILAAVVMILLPELLREFSEYRMLGFGALMVLMMIWRPQGFLPMQRPVMKLKGER, encoded by the coding sequence ATGACCAGGAATCTCAAATCGGCCCTCTTCAGCGCAGTGCTGGTGCTGGCCGTCGCTTACCCGATCCTCGGGCTCAAATTGGACATCGTCGGGATCAATCTCGCGGTGGTCGGCGCCAGCACCACCACCGTGCTGGTGATTTTCGCCGCGGCGTTTCTGATGTTCCTGCGGGTGCTGTTCAACGAACAGATCAGCGCCATGTGGCGTTCGCGCCCGCAGAAACAGCTGATGTCCGACAAGACCAGCAACTTTCTAACCCTGCCGTCGACCCAACGCTGGTTCCTGGGCGCGCTGGTGATCGCTGCGCTGGTGTGGCCGTTCTTCGGTTCGCGCGGCGCAGTGGACATCGCGACCCTGATCCTGATCTACGTGATGCTCGGCCTGGGCTTGAACATCGTCGTCGGTCTGGCGGGCCTGCTTGACCTCGGCTACGTCGGCTTTTACGCCGTGGGCGCGTACACCTACGCCCTGCTGCAGCACTACTTCGGCTTCGGTTTCTGGATCTGCCTGCCGCTGGCGGGGCTGGCGTCGGCGACGTTCGGCTTCCTGCTCGGCTTCCCGGTCCTGCGGCTGCGTGGTGACTATCTGGCCATCGTGACGCTGGGTTTTGGTGAAATCATTCGCCTGTTCCTGCGTAACCTGACCGACATCACCGGCGGCCCGAACGGTATCAGCAATATCGAAAAACCAACGCTGTTCGGCCTGACCTTCGAGCGCAAGGCTGCCGAAGGCATGCAGACGTTCCACGAATACTTCGGCCTGCCCTACAACTCCATCAATAAGGTGATCTTTCTCTACCTGATCGCCCTGCTGCTGGCGCTGTTGGCGCTGTTCGTGATCAACCGGTTGCTGCGCATGCCCATCGGCCGAGCCTGGGAAGCTCTGCGTGAAGACGAAATCGCCTGCCGCGCGCTGGGTCTGAATCCGACCATCATCAAGCTGTCGGCCTTCACCCTCGGTGCTGCGTTCGCTGGTTTTGCCGGCAGTTTCTTCGCCGCGCGTCAGGGTTTGATCACGCCGGAGTCGTTCACCTTCCTGGAGTCGGCGATCATCCTCGCCATCGTGGTTCTGGGCGGGATGGGCTCGCAACTGGGCGTGATCCTCGCCGCCGTCGTGATGATTCTGTTGCCTGAACTGCTTCGCGAATTCAGCGAATACCGGATGCTCGGCTTCGGCGCCTTGATGGTGCTGATGATGATCTGGCGTCCGCAGGGCTTCCTGCCGATGCAGCGTCCCGTCATGAAACTCAAGGGGGAGCGCTGA
- the livG gene encoding high-affinity branched-chain amino acid ABC transporter ATP-binding protein LivG, with product MSRPLLQASGLCMRFGGLLAVNGVGLTVNEKQVVSMIGPNGAGKTTVFNCLTGFYKPTSGAILLDGEPIQGLAGHEIARKGVVRTFQNVRLFKEMTAVENLLVAQHRHLNTNFLSGLFKTPAYRKSEREAMEYAEHWLEAVDLKEFANRPAGTLAYGQQRRLEIARCMMTRPRILMLDEPAAGLNPKETEDLKALIGVLRNEHNATVLLIEHDMKLVMSISDHIVVINQGTPLADGTPEQIRDNPEVIKAYLGEA from the coding sequence ATGAGCCGTCCACTTCTGCAAGCGTCCGGCTTGTGCATGCGCTTTGGCGGTCTGCTGGCCGTCAACGGCGTCGGTCTGACCGTCAACGAGAAACAGGTCGTGTCGATGATCGGCCCGAACGGTGCCGGCAAGACCACCGTGTTCAACTGCCTGACGGGCTTCTACAAGCCCACCTCCGGCGCCATTCTGCTGGACGGCGAGCCGATTCAGGGCCTGGCCGGCCATGAAATCGCCCGAAAAGGCGTGGTGCGTACGTTCCAGAACGTGCGCCTGTTCAAGGAAATGACGGCGGTGGAGAACCTGCTGGTGGCCCAGCATCGCCACCTCAACACCAATTTCCTGTCCGGCCTGTTCAAGACCCCGGCGTACCGCAAGAGCGAGCGTGAGGCGATGGAATATGCCGAGCACTGGCTGGAAGCGGTTGACCTGAAGGAATTCGCCAACCGTCCTGCCGGCACGCTGGCCTACGGTCAGCAACGCCGTCTGGAAATCGCCCGCTGCATGATGACGCGCCCGCGCATTCTGATGCTCGACGAGCCGGCGGCCGGTCTGAACCCGAAGGAAACCGAAGACTTGAAAGCGTTGATCGGCGTGTTGCGCAACGAGCACAACGCGACGGTGTTGCTGATCGAGCACGACATGAAGCTGGTCATGAGCATTTCCGACCATATTGTGGTGATCAATCAGGGCACACCGCTGGCCGATGGCACGCCCGAGCAGATCCGTGACAATCCTGAAGTCATCAAAGCCTATCTGGGGGAAGCGTAA
- a CDS encoding ABC transporter ATP-binding protein has translation MLQFDNVSTFYGKIQALHGVSIDVQQGEIVTLIGANGAGKSTLLMTLCGSPRAHSGSIRYMGEELVGLESSVIMRKSIAVVPEGRRVFARLTVEENLSMGGFFTDKADYQVQMDKVLELFPRLKERFNQRGGTMSGGEQQMLAIGRALMSKPKLLLLDEPSLGLAPIIIQQIFEIVEQLRRDGVTVFLVEQNANQALKIADRAYVLENGRVVMQGSGAELLVDPKVRDAYLGG, from the coding sequence ATGCTGCAGTTCGATAACGTTTCCACGTTCTACGGCAAGATCCAGGCATTGCACGGTGTCAGCATCGATGTGCAGCAGGGTGAGATCGTCACGCTGATCGGCGCCAATGGCGCGGGCAAGTCGACGCTGTTGATGACGCTGTGCGGTTCGCCGCGGGCGCACAGTGGCAGCATCCGTTATATGGGTGAAGAGCTGGTCGGTCTGGAGTCGTCGGTGATCATGCGCAAGAGTATTGCGGTGGTGCCGGAGGGCCGTCGTGTGTTCGCGCGTCTGACGGTGGAGGAGAATCTGTCGATGGGCGGGTTCTTTACGGACAAGGCCGATTATCAGGTGCAGATGGATAAGGTGCTTGAGTTGTTCCCGCGTCTGAAGGAGCGTTTCAATCAGCGTGGCGGGACGATGTCTGGCGGCGAGCAGCAGATGCTGGCGATCGGGCGTGCCTTGATGAGCAAGCCGAAGCTGTTGTTGCTGGATGAGCCTTCGCTGGGTCTGGCGCCGATTATTATTCAGCAGATTTTCGAGATCGTTGAGCAGTTGCGGCGGGATGGGGTGACGGTGTTTCTGGTGGAGCAGAATGCGAATCAGGCGTTGAAGATCGCTGATCGTGCGTATGTTCTGGAGAATGGCCGGGTGGTGATGCAGGGGTCGGGGGCGGAGTTGTTGGTTGATCCGAAAGTGCGGGATGCTTATCTCGGCGGATAG
- a CDS encoding LysR family transcriptional regulator, whose amino-acid sequence MSEMDDLAAFAMLVEANSFTLAAQWLDTSTSQLSKRISKLEKNFGVTLLHRTTRSLTLTSAGAILLPEARALLAQRDRVRDAMAYLSESLIGTVRLTVPVSLGETFFEGLLTEFAQTYPDVQVELDLNNHFRDMRRDGFDLGIRSSVGIDERLVAKPLLSLQELTCASPAYLAKHGTPHTPEELRVHRCLLNSHHTGRESWAYHQKHELTRVNVRGTFASNHYGLLKKAALVGAGIARLPSYMVHEELKDRRLHWLLRDYQTPVSSLYLVHPFEGRLPRRVQVMADYLGEWFERSTAALEKL is encoded by the coding sequence ATGAGCGAAATGGACGACCTGGCCGCGTTCGCGATGCTGGTGGAGGCCAATAGCTTCACCCTGGCCGCGCAATGGCTGGACACCAGTACCAGCCAACTGTCCAAGCGCATCAGCAAACTGGAAAAAAACTTCGGCGTGACGCTGCTCCATCGCACCACCCGCAGCCTGACGCTTACCTCGGCAGGCGCCATTCTGCTGCCGGAGGCCCGCGCGCTGCTGGCCCAACGCGACCGCGTTCGCGACGCCATGGCCTACCTGAGCGAAAGCCTGATCGGCACCGTGCGCCTGACCGTGCCGGTGTCATTGGGCGAAACTTTCTTCGAAGGCCTGCTCACCGAATTCGCCCAGACCTACCCCGACGTGCAGGTCGAGCTAGACCTCAACAACCACTTCCGCGACATGCGCCGAGACGGCTTCGACCTGGGCATACGCTCCAGCGTGGGCATCGACGAGCGCCTGGTGGCCAAGCCGTTGCTGTCGTTACAGGAACTGACCTGCGCCAGCCCGGCCTACCTCGCCAAACACGGTACCCCACACACGCCGGAAGAACTGCGGGTTCATCGATGCCTGCTCAACAGCCACCACACCGGCCGCGAATCCTGGGCTTACCACCAGAAACACGAACTGACCCGCGTCAACGTCCGCGGCACCTTCGCCAGCAACCACTACGGCCTCCTGAAAAAAGCCGCACTGGTCGGCGCCGGCATCGCCCGCCTGCCGTCGTATATGGTTCATGAAGAACTGAAAGACAGGCGACTGCACTGGTTGCTGCGTGATTACCAGACGCCTGTTTCATCGCTGTACCTGGTCCACCCCTTCGAAGGACGACTGCCGAGGCGGGTTCAAGTCATGGCGGATTATTTGGGCGAATGGTTCGAGCGCAGCACCGCGGCGCTTGAAAAGCTCTGA